A genomic region of Brienomyrus brachyistius isolate T26 chromosome 6, BBRACH_0.4, whole genome shotgun sequence contains the following coding sequences:
- the spats2 gene encoding spermatogenesis-associated serine-rich protein 2 produces MAKKNSQKDASGVVFDTHAKMVMSHGGTFERMKEKIYAVRAVVPNKSNNEIVLVLQHFDNCVDRAVQAFVEGSAADILKEWNVTGKKKPKKKKPKPQPEPQPEPAQAVVTPPAESKDEVNGFHANGSVMDGDSLDSLSEQLESASLDAIELDSETATPDLLDAAADMDSKPATLSPSFQHSHMGRSHQAPRGSKNRPRPSLTSQQASAFSLLALDSQHGASANKKIAPNIDKSIKDLQRCTASLTRYRVVVKQEMDSSIKRMKQTFAELQSCLMDREVALLAEMDKVKAEAMAILDGRQKRAEELRRLTDRSGAMSEDQLTELRADIKHFVSERKYDEDLGRAVKFTYEMEPLKKSIMNFGQVYHPQTGYSSRSRCSSAASSVTGTTSQEGPSTPLPQSSSHGGRVVQPSKQGNQGNRRSGQGLSSGGQKFNSGAHQDRNPNRTSRRYPDACGGGPNMSSTSPSSPLYTVSTNGSSWPTPVTPQPDQPPNSLPQRPPRTRCP; encoded by the exons ATGGCCAAGAAGAATAGCCAAAAGG ATGCCAGCGGTGTGGTGTTCGACACTCACGCGAAGATGGTGATGTCCCATGGAGGTACCTTTGAAAGGATGAAGGAGAAG ATATATGCGGTTAGGGCAGTTGTTCCCAACAAGAGCAACAACGAGATCGTTCTGGTCTTGCAGCACTTTGACAACTGCGTTGACCGTGCCGTCCAAGCCTTCGTGGAAG GCAGTGCAGCTGATATTTTGAAGGAGTGGAATGTGACTGGTAAAAAgaag CCCAAGAAGAAAAAACCCAAACCCCAACCAGAACCACAGCCAGAACCTGCCCAAGCTGTGGTCACCCCTCCTGCGGAGAGCAAAGATGAAGTGAATGGGTTCCATGCCAATGGGTCGGTCATGGATGGTGACTCTTTGGACTCCCTGAGCGAGCAGCTGGAGTCCGCTTCCCTTGATGCCATCGAGCTGGACTCGGAGACTGCAACGCCTGACCTTTTGGATGCAG CTGCTGATATGGATTCTAAACCCGCCACGCTGAGTCCGAGCTTTCAACACTCCCACATGGGGAGAAGTCACCAGGCTCCACGTGGCAGCAAGAACCGTCCTCGTCCCTCCCTCACCTCCCAGCAGGCATCTGCCTTCTCCCTGCTTGCCCTCGATAGCCAGCATGGGGCGTCTGCCAACAAGAAGATAG CACCTAACATCGATAAGTCCATCAAAGACTTGCAGCGCTGCACTGCCTCTCTCACTCGCTACCGCGTCGTGGTGAAACAGGAAATGGACTCTTCCATCAAGAGGATGAAGCAGACCTTTGCTGAGCTCCAGAGCTG CCTGATGGATCGAGAGGTGGCCCTGTTAGCAGAGATGGATAAAGTTAAAGCTGAGGCTA TGGCCATTCTGGATGGccgccagaagagggcagaggaGCTCCGCCGGCTGACTGACCGGTCAGGCGCCATGTCAGAGGATCAGTTGACCGAATTGCGTGCAGACATCAAG CACTTTGTTAGTGAGCGCAAGTACGATGAGGACCTAGGGAGGGCTGTGAAGTTTACTTATGAGATGGAGCCTCTGAAGAAGAGCATCATGAACTTTGGACAAG TGTACCACCCACAGACTGGTTATTCCAGTCGCTCCCGCTGTAGTTCTGCCGCCTCCTCAGTTACTGGCACGACTTCCCAGGAGGGGCCGTCCACACCTCTGCCCCAGTCCTCATCACATGGGGGTCGTGTTGTCCAGCCTAGTAAACAG GGTAATCAAGGTAACCGGCGTTCTGGTCAAGGGCTCTCGTCTGGGGGTCAGAAGTTCAACAGTGGCGCTCACCAGGATAGGAACCCCAATCGGACAAGCCGCCGTTACCCTGATGCCTGTGGAGGAGGTCCAAATATGAGCAGCACCTCGCCATCCTCCCCACTGTACACAGTCTCCACAAATGGTTCCTCTTGGCCCACTCCAGTCACCCCCCAACCGGACCAACCACCTAACAGCTTGCCCCAGAGACCCCCAAGGACTCGCTGCCCCTGA
- the ormdl2 gene encoding ORM1-like protein 2, whose amino-acid sequence MNVGVAHSEVNPNTRVMNSRGIWLAYLLLVVVLHVVLLSIPFLSVGLVWTLTNVIHNMVMYLFLHTVKGTPFETPDQGKARLLTHWEQMDYGIQFTSSRKFLTISPIVLYILASFYTKYDVTHFFINTCSLLSVLLPKLPQFHGVRIFGINKY is encoded by the exons ATGAACGTGGGCGTTGCTCACAGCGAGGTGAATCCCAACACCCGGGTCATGAACAGCCGGGGCATCTGGCTGGCCTACCTGCTTCTGGTCGTTGTCCTACACGTGGTTCTGCTTAGCATTCCCTTCCTGAGTGTGGGCCTGGTCTGGACACTAACCAATGTCATCCACAACATG GTGATGTACCTGTTCCTGCACACGGTGAAGGGCACCCCTTTTGAGACTCCCGACCAGGGCAAGGCACGCCTGCTTACACACTGGGAGCAGATGGACTACGGCATTCAGTTCACTTCCTCTCGCAAGTTCCTCACCATTTCTCCTATTGTGCT GTACATCCTGGCCAGTTTCTACACCAAGTACGATGTCACGCACTTCTTCATTAACACATGCTCTCTCCTTAGTGTGCTCCTGCCCAAACTCCCACAGTTCCATGGGGTACGTATATTTGGAATTAACAAATATTGA